From Rhodopirellula islandica, the proteins below share one genomic window:
- a CDS encoding glycosyltransferase family 2 protein produces the protein MTQTISVVIPAYNAELFLAEAIESCLAQTRQPDQVIVIDDGSTDRTAEVALSFADFVTLIPLERSGPGVARNAGIAAATGDYIALLDADDRMTPNRLQLQMDLFDARPEVGMAFGHQLIFQDGEDPAEHHEKGTGRVLAPCVTGAVMCRRCVFDDVGPFSNDRETIEVLDWFARAEDQGILKVSVEEVVLYRRHHANNWSTQEQNRLKYVHMLKAVLDRRRAQ, from the coding sequence GTGACGCAAACGATCAGTGTGGTGATCCCGGCGTACAACGCGGAGTTGTTTCTGGCGGAGGCGATTGAGAGCTGTCTTGCACAAACGCGGCAACCCGATCAGGTCATCGTGATCGATGACGGGTCAACCGATCGCACGGCAGAGGTTGCACTCTCATTTGCAGACTTCGTCACGCTGATTCCTCTGGAGCGAAGCGGGCCCGGTGTTGCTCGCAACGCGGGGATCGCTGCTGCGACAGGTGACTACATCGCCCTGTTGGATGCCGATGATCGGATGACGCCGAACCGACTTCAGTTGCAAATGGATTTGTTCGATGCCCGTCCTGAGGTTGGCATGGCCTTTGGTCATCAACTGATCTTCCAAGATGGGGAAGACCCGGCAGAGCATCACGAAAAGGGCACGGGACGTGTGCTGGCGCCGTGTGTCACTGGTGCGGTGATGTGCCGTCGATGCGTCTTCGACGACGTCGGACCTTTTTCGAATGATCGGGAGACGATCGAAGTGCTTGATTGGTTTGCTCGCGCCGAAGACCAAGGCATTCTCAAGGTCAGCGTCGAGGAGGTCGTTCTTTATCGACGCCACCATGCAAACAACTGGTCCACTCAGGAACAAAACCGCTTGAAGTACGTTCATATGTTGAAAGCGGTTTTGGACCGGAGACGCGCTCAGTGA
- a CDS encoding cyclic peptide export ABC transporter, protein MKLLLILLRSSWISGLVSGLLGAFSGVANLGLIMLIHHALTGDPSEAGSLPYLFAGACVLVLVTQVAAKCLLVQLSQATAARLRYELCTKIISAPLPTLESVGSHRLLAALINDVNAITSALSAFPAACANAMVLVCGLVYLATLSVPLAGGTIVMAGIGVFTFMTGLRFANRHLRQAREDQDEVVKQLRAMIDGIKELKGNNMRCLDFVYDVLLPADTKMRHSLIIGSNIQGFAHSWGRLFLFIGIGLLLFAWPQIATVSTATLTGYVLTILYLTYPLDGILGWLPAMNGASIAVAKIEKLGLMIDQPEQQTSHVAPTQFESLEMRSVTYQYDSSGDECFALGPVDLTLSPGEILFIAGGNGSGKTTLAKLLTGLYVPDAGEVCWNGRDVTDKVRADYRQLFSTVFVEGHLFDRLLGIDVTPGKLEHWISLLGMEEKVDVQTGRLLTQELSRGQHKRLALLVAALDDRPIFVFDEWAAEQDPGFKDVFYQQILPELRRIGKTVVAITHDDRYFSVATRVLRVVDGRLTHATEKAADSLHVIHRDAA, encoded by the coding sequence ATGAAACTGCTTCTGATCCTGCTTCGATCGTCCTGGATTTCTGGTCTGGTTTCCGGACTTTTGGGAGCGTTCAGCGGTGTGGCGAATCTCGGCTTGATCATGCTGATCCACCACGCTTTGACGGGTGACCCGTCCGAAGCGGGCTCGTTGCCGTACTTATTCGCTGGTGCGTGTGTCTTGGTCCTGGTCACTCAAGTGGCGGCCAAGTGCTTGCTTGTTCAGTTGTCCCAGGCAACAGCGGCTCGATTGCGATACGAGCTGTGCACCAAAATCATTTCGGCTCCTTTGCCGACGTTGGAATCCGTCGGATCGCATCGGTTGTTGGCCGCTCTGATCAACGATGTCAACGCGATCACGTCAGCCTTGTCCGCGTTCCCCGCTGCCTGCGCCAACGCGATGGTGTTGGTTTGTGGACTGGTTTACTTGGCGACACTGTCCGTGCCATTGGCGGGTGGGACGATTGTGATGGCGGGAATTGGCGTGTTCACGTTCATGACCGGTCTGCGGTTTGCCAACCGGCATCTGCGCCAGGCTCGGGAAGACCAAGATGAAGTGGTCAAGCAACTGCGAGCCATGATCGATGGCATCAAAGAACTCAAAGGCAACAACATGCGGTGCCTGGACTTTGTCTACGACGTGTTGTTACCAGCCGACACAAAGATGCGTCACAGCCTGATCATCGGGTCGAACATTCAGGGGTTTGCCCACAGTTGGGGACGACTGTTTCTGTTCATCGGCATTGGATTGTTGCTGTTTGCTTGGCCGCAGATCGCGACCGTGTCGACCGCGACTTTGACCGGATACGTTCTGACGATTTTGTATCTGACTTATCCGCTGGATGGGATTTTGGGTTGGTTGCCAGCAATGAATGGTGCCTCGATCGCAGTTGCCAAGATTGAGAAGTTGGGTTTGATGATCGATCAGCCTGAACAACAAACCTCGCATGTCGCACCGACTCAGTTCGAATCGCTTGAGATGCGAAGCGTGACCTATCAGTACGATTCCTCCGGCGACGAATGCTTTGCACTGGGACCCGTCGATTTGACGCTTTCGCCCGGTGAGATTTTGTTCATCGCGGGTGGCAACGGCAGCGGAAAAACAACGCTCGCGAAATTGTTGACCGGGCTTTATGTTCCCGACGCAGGTGAAGTGTGCTGGAACGGGCGGGACGTGACGGACAAAGTTCGAGCCGATTATCGCCAGCTCTTTTCGACTGTCTTTGTAGAAGGCCACCTGTTCGATCGGTTGCTGGGGATCGATGTCACACCCGGCAAGTTGGAGCATTGGATTTCTCTGTTGGGAATGGAAGAGAAGGTCGACGTGCAGACCGGTCGACTGTTGACCCAAGAACTTTCACGCGGCCAGCACAAACGTTTGGCGTTGTTGGTGGCGGCGCTCGACGATCGTCCCATCTTTGTTTTCGACGAATGGGCCGCCGAACAAGATCCGGGATTCAAGGACGTCTTCTACCAACAGATCCTGCCGGAGCTTCGCCGGATCGGGAAAACCGTTGTCGCGATCACGCATGACGACCGCTATTTCTCTGTTGCGACGCGAGTGTTGAGGGTTGTGGATGGTCGCTTGACTCATGCGACCGAGAAAGCGGCTGATTCGTTGCACGTCATCCACAGGGACGCAGCGTGA
- a CDS encoding glycosyltransferase family 32 protein, translating into MSVPKILHQTWKDERVPDDFSECVQSWRTHHPDWQFRLWTDQNNRELIAEEYAWFLETYDGYPAAIQRADAIRYFILHRFGGMYVDLDFICRKPLDPLLADQGCVVGMEPPQHCRHHRVPNLLCNALMASAPGHPFFERVIQRLPDFVDHVENNEPILSSTGPIMMSRVLNDFETPESVTVLPSRFLYPLTMHQAAQYRLAGHVGVDLSDAFAIHLFYGTWWKTDRWGRNWRGYYKLKSLIQRRVSGLWARVSAVRGGPRS; encoded by the coding sequence ATGAGCGTTCCGAAAATCCTGCACCAAACGTGGAAAGATGAACGCGTTCCGGATGACTTTTCGGAATGTGTCCAGTCCTGGAGGACTCACCATCCGGATTGGCAGTTTCGATTGTGGACTGACCAAAACAACCGCGAATTGATCGCGGAAGAATACGCGTGGTTCTTGGAGACGTACGATGGCTATCCAGCGGCCATCCAACGCGCCGATGCCATTCGGTACTTCATTCTTCATCGGTTTGGAGGCATGTATGTGGATCTGGATTTCATTTGTCGGAAGCCTCTCGATCCGTTGTTGGCCGATCAAGGCTGCGTCGTCGGGATGGAACCACCTCAGCACTGTCGGCATCACCGAGTTCCCAATCTGTTGTGCAACGCACTGATGGCGTCGGCACCCGGACATCCTTTCTTTGAACGCGTGATCCAGCGATTGCCGGATTTCGTTGATCATGTCGAGAACAACGAACCGATTCTCAGCAGCACCGGCCCGATCATGATGTCGCGTGTCTTGAACGATTTTGAGACGCCCGAATCTGTCACGGTGCTTCCCTCTCGATTCTTGTATCCGTTGACGATGCACCAAGCGGCCCAGTACCGGTTGGCCGGGCACGTGGGCGTCGACCTTTCGGATGCGTTCGCGATTCACCTTTTCTATGGCACTTGGTGGAAGACCGATCGATGGGGTCGAAATTGGCGAGGCTACTACAAGCTGAAGTCTTTGATTCAGCGGCGTGTCAGCGGACTTTGGGCTCGCGTTTCTGCAGTGCGGGGCGGTCCACGCTCCTAA
- a CDS encoding ABC transporter permease, with product MIQLHGLRKDYRVGDHDLPVLKGITLNIEAGEYVALMGSSGSGKTTLMNLLGSLDHPTDGDYHLAGIDVSSLTPLELAAFRSQHIGFVFQNFNLLPRATALDNVMLPTIYASDGRSRRECIEDATKLLESVGLGGRLDHMPNQLSGGERQRIAIARALMNRPKLLLADEPTGNLDTVTEQEILALFRQLNQEHGITLVVVTHDAEVAHEADRVVRMKDGLVAEDVRQRASTVDRSRLANSRSEPLREPATAWPMAATWNAVIVAVLALRRNALRTVLTMLGVIIGVASVISTMELSAGASTAIEETVASMGASMLTISPGKASSTGGRQRPIQIVPDDVLAVAEQCSAVKVAAPLVYSQVQLVRQNRRWSPNLALGTTPQYLAARNWDQLEMGTPFTQEQVLDAAKVCILGKTVAHELFDSEYPIGEEIRVNGVPLRVVGVLTEKGGDVIGNDQDDIIIGPWTTFKLRVNSSTGATAQFSTFADQMPPMQLASTRRSTQREEIHQIYVEAESPDHVELARQQITQLLSRRHNVEPAGAYRINDITEVSKVVGQVVGGVSALGLVIAGVSLMVGGVGIMNIMLVSVTERTREIGLRMAVGANRSAILRQFLIEATVLCVVGGFLGIFAGHMWSMLVGRVIGWPTAMSIWAPIVAVTVAASVGIVFGYYPARTASRLNPIDALRYE from the coding sequence GTGATTCAACTGCATGGCCTTCGCAAAGACTATCGGGTCGGTGATCACGATCTGCCGGTGCTCAAGGGCATCACGCTGAACATCGAAGCGGGGGAATATGTTGCGTTGATGGGATCGTCGGGTTCTGGGAAGACAACCCTGATGAACCTGCTGGGGAGTTTGGATCATCCGACCGATGGCGACTACCATCTGGCCGGGATCGATGTGTCGAGTCTGACACCGTTGGAACTCGCCGCGTTTCGAAGCCAGCATATCGGGTTTGTCTTTCAGAACTTCAACCTGCTGCCGCGTGCGACCGCGTTGGACAACGTGATGCTGCCGACGATCTATGCGTCGGATGGAAGGTCACGGCGCGAGTGCATCGAAGACGCGACGAAGTTGTTGGAGTCCGTCGGTTTGGGAGGTCGACTGGACCACATGCCCAATCAGTTGTCGGGCGGCGAACGACAACGAATCGCGATCGCTCGAGCGTTGATGAACCGCCCCAAGCTGTTGTTGGCCGATGAGCCAACCGGGAACCTGGACACGGTCACGGAACAAGAAATTCTGGCGTTGTTTCGTCAGCTCAATCAAGAACACGGCATCACGTTGGTGGTGGTCACGCACGATGCGGAGGTCGCTCATGAAGCGGATCGAGTCGTGCGAATGAAAGACGGGCTGGTGGCGGAGGATGTTCGGCAACGAGCGTCCACCGTCGACCGTTCGAGACTCGCGAATTCCAGATCGGAGCCCCTGAGAGAACCGGCGACCGCTTGGCCAATGGCAGCGACTTGGAATGCGGTGATCGTGGCTGTCTTGGCGCTTCGTCGCAATGCATTGCGGACCGTGTTGACGATGTTGGGGGTGATCATCGGTGTCGCCTCGGTGATTTCGACCATGGAACTGAGTGCCGGTGCTTCCACTGCGATTGAAGAAACGGTCGCAAGCATGGGAGCCAGCATGCTGACGATCAGTCCCGGCAAAGCGTCGAGTACTGGCGGGCGTCAGCGCCCGATCCAGATTGTTCCCGACGATGTGCTTGCGGTCGCTGAGCAATGTTCCGCAGTCAAAGTTGCGGCCCCGCTTGTGTATTCCCAAGTCCAATTGGTTCGTCAGAATCGCCGTTGGAGCCCCAATCTGGCGCTTGGCACAACGCCGCAATACTTGGCGGCGCGGAACTGGGATCAGTTGGAGATGGGAACGCCATTCACGCAGGAACAAGTTCTCGATGCGGCGAAGGTTTGCATCTTGGGAAAAACCGTCGCTCACGAATTGTTTGATTCGGAGTACCCGATCGGCGAAGAGATTCGCGTCAACGGGGTTCCGCTCCGCGTGGTTGGCGTCCTCACCGAAAAGGGCGGGGATGTGATCGGGAACGATCAAGACGACATCATCATCGGACCGTGGACGACGTTCAAACTCCGAGTGAACAGCAGCACGGGCGCGACTGCTCAGTTCAGCACCTTCGCGGATCAGATGCCACCGATGCAACTGGCATCAACCCGGCGATCGACGCAGCGAGAAGAGATTCACCAAATCTATGTGGAGGCTGAATCGCCGGATCACGTGGAACTGGCTCGTCAGCAGATCACGCAGTTGCTTTCCCGCCGACACAATGTTGAACCCGCGGGTGCCTATCGCATCAACGACATCACCGAAGTTTCCAAAGTGGTCGGGCAAGTCGTGGGTGGTGTGTCCGCTTTGGGGCTGGTGATCGCCGGCGTCTCACTGATGGTGGGCGGTGTGGGAATCATGAACATCATGCTGGTCTCGGTCACCGAGCGGACGCGTGAGATTGGTTTGCGGATGGCGGTCGGAGCCAATCGCAGTGCGATCCTTCGTCAGTTTCTGATCGAGGCGACCGTGTTGTGCGTGGTCGGCGGATTCCTCGGTATTTTCGCGGGCCACATGTGGTCCATGTTGGTCGGCCGGGTGATCGGGTGGCCGACTGCGATGTCGATCTGGGCGCCGATTGTTGCCGTGACCGTTGCCGCGTCAGTGGGCATCGTGTTTGGTTACTACCCAGCCCGGACGGCGTCCCGGTTGAATCCGATCGATGCGTTGCGGTACGAGTGA
- a CDS encoding PqqD family protein, with the protein MYYAINSPALSHNAFDDETIVIHFATGNYFSLREMAERIWQRLENQPLTVSAIVDASEDAPPEAASEVEDFLKQLVKNDLVCELQDHASPESVASLGAWRTPAMEVFDDMKNMLLGDVIHDTDKEGWPQMAQDDQAAPGPR; encoded by the coding sequence ATGTACTACGCGATCAATTCGCCAGCGCTCTCGCACAATGCGTTTGACGATGAGACCATCGTTATCCATTTCGCGACTGGAAACTACTTCAGTTTACGAGAGATGGCAGAAAGGATTTGGCAACGTCTGGAGAACCAACCCTTGACGGTCTCCGCAATTGTCGACGCGTCGGAGGACGCCCCTCCGGAAGCTGCTTCTGAAGTCGAGGACTTTTTGAAGCAACTGGTGAAGAATGATCTTGTCTGTGAACTGCAGGATCATGCCAGCCCTGAATCGGTGGCAAGCCTCGGGGCTTGGCGAACGCCAGCGATGGAAGTGTTTGACGACATGAAAAACATGTTGCTCGGCGATGTGATTCACGACACCGACAAGGAAGGTTGGCCTCAAATGGCCCAAGACGACCAAGCTGCGCCCGGCCCTCGCTAG
- a CDS encoding nucleotidyltransferase family protein translates to MDQDQAWPRGCWPNQAQRLLLQACLLEDDAAAIRAWQKWEDLVPWDFIDFGSHRLLLLLHDRLRRLGLASRNQGRLAGVARYYWVQTELRQRQAVAILQLFEKAQIPTLLLKGAALNATVYRTGFRAMNDLDVAVRREDAPQAVQLLNQAEAAPPLNVTEDSFRVGHGTNFSLAEGTEVDLHWDFFHSRSLSPTQQQSLWDASLPVKIGPANSRVLCPADQLLHTCEHGVRYNETPPFRWLADSFQIIRTAGAEMDWQRLAEQAREWNAVLQVRRSLQWLNDHLDVPIPDEALANLDDTKVSLANRLEYRVTGQRGLAGQHTFWQTFPEHVFAWQRQGRPGSLAKYHCLQHNISQNHRTRFTEFTKLGLLQTVSRVKAVVPSIRKRQRFVVSTLADDEIVGCHEVERSGHRTFRWTSGESTLVVTLPRGDYDVDVRVFPWRDWETDLASELRVDFDRNVVLVTAEGNRNRVLRFSIQRDMFGPASQQRLTFRCGRFRGVPEGETRHLGLPLQTVCFRPRSCGGTES, encoded by the coding sequence ATGGACCAGGACCAGGCCTGGCCTCGCGGTTGTTGGCCGAATCAGGCACAGCGATTGTTGCTGCAAGCCTGTTTGCTGGAGGACGATGCCGCCGCGATTCGTGCTTGGCAGAAATGGGAAGACTTGGTCCCCTGGGATTTCATTGACTTTGGCTCCCATCGATTGTTGTTGTTGCTGCACGATCGTTTGCGACGCCTCGGACTGGCATCTCGGAACCAGGGCCGATTGGCTGGCGTGGCCCGATATTACTGGGTGCAGACGGAACTGCGTCAGCGACAAGCGGTTGCGATTCTTCAGCTGTTTGAGAAGGCCCAGATTCCAACGCTGCTGCTCAAAGGAGCCGCGCTGAACGCGACGGTGTACCGGACTGGGTTTCGGGCCATGAACGACCTGGATGTGGCGGTTCGCCGGGAAGATGCTCCGCAGGCCGTTCAACTTTTGAATCAAGCGGAGGCCGCACCACCGCTGAATGTGACGGAGGATTCGTTTCGTGTGGGGCATGGCACCAACTTCAGCCTGGCTGAAGGCACCGAGGTGGATCTTCACTGGGACTTTTTTCACAGTCGTTCGCTATCGCCCACTCAGCAGCAATCGCTGTGGGATGCCAGTTTGCCAGTGAAAATCGGACCTGCGAACAGTCGTGTTTTGTGTCCCGCCGATCAACTGTTGCACACGTGTGAGCATGGTGTTCGATACAACGAAACCCCGCCGTTTCGTTGGCTTGCGGACTCCTTTCAGATCATTCGAACAGCGGGTGCCGAGATGGATTGGCAACGGCTCGCCGAGCAGGCAAGGGAATGGAATGCCGTGTTGCAAGTTCGTCGAAGTCTGCAGTGGTTGAACGATCACTTGGATGTGCCGATTCCAGACGAGGCATTGGCAAACTTGGATGACACAAAAGTGTCGCTTGCCAACCGCTTGGAGTACCGAGTGACGGGGCAAAGAGGACTCGCCGGGCAACATACTTTTTGGCAGACGTTCCCCGAGCACGTTTTCGCTTGGCAGCGTCAAGGACGCCCTGGTTCGCTTGCCAAATACCACTGCTTGCAACACAACATCAGCCAGAATCACCGGACTCGATTCACGGAGTTCACCAAGCTTGGGTTGTTGCAAACGGTGTCGAGGGTGAAAGCGGTGGTTCCGTCGATTCGAAAGAGACAGCGTTTCGTCGTCAGCACATTGGCGGACGATGAGATCGTTGGTTGTCATGAAGTCGAACGATCGGGGCATCGAACGTTTCGTTGGACCAGTGGTGAATCCACATTGGTCGTGACGCTCCCACGTGGTGATTACGACGTGGATGTTCGCGTGTTTCCGTGGCGTGATTGGGAGACCGATTTGGCGTCTGAGTTGCGAGTCGATTTCGATCGAAATGTTGTCTTGGTCACTGCGGAAGGAAATCGCAATCGTGTTTTGCGGTTTTCAATCCAGCGTGATATGTTTGGCCCCGCGTCGCAGCAACGCCTGACATTTCGATGTGGCCGTTTTCGAGGTGTTCCGGAAGGCGAAACGCGACATCTTGGGCTTCCGCTGCAAACGGTTTGCTTTCGGCCACGCTCATGCGGGGGCACTGAGTCGTGA
- a CDS encoding serine kinase, protein MTTITTCDDSRAALRQQFDRAAENDGLVEKRLSIGGRQVCLKFAGQSLLCRLMPALAHHPEGTGQAELNIHFWESVRPPVEHSLAEWTGLQSVIRADSDSCWTLIEPGIGLFSRLTQDGNAFVCCRNGDELPVWESAVPLRSLLNAWSAPHGSVVHGAAVGDDQAAVLLAGVGGSGKSSTALTCLAEPDLCHLGDDLVMLTNDSQPLVNSLYNSAKLLPDNLRRFSDLSLSVNPTLPRNPEKETYFLFPQFAEKLAMQRPLKAILLPRVSGETQTNLVPASQVEAWHAIVPVTLTLLGGTRPENIQSITEIIKRVPVYRLNLGSDRTGIAPVIRRVLKGIELEGGVSP, encoded by the coding sequence ATGACGACAATCACCACTTGCGACGATTCACGGGCTGCTTTGAGGCAGCAGTTTGATCGTGCCGCCGAAAACGATGGCTTGGTCGAGAAGCGATTGTCGATTGGTGGACGTCAGGTTTGTTTGAAGTTTGCTGGCCAGTCGCTGCTGTGTCGATTGATGCCGGCTTTGGCCCATCACCCAGAGGGCACTGGACAGGCTGAACTCAACATCCATTTTTGGGAGAGCGTCAGGCCACCGGTGGAACACTCGTTGGCGGAATGGACCGGTTTGCAATCCGTCATTCGCGCCGACAGCGATTCGTGCTGGACCCTGATTGAACCGGGGATCGGTTTGTTCAGTCGGCTGACCCAGGATGGGAATGCGTTTGTTTGTTGTCGAAACGGCGATGAACTGCCGGTTTGGGAATCCGCCGTTCCGCTGCGTTCTTTATTGAATGCCTGGTCCGCACCGCACGGCAGCGTGGTCCATGGCGCCGCGGTGGGAGATGATCAGGCAGCGGTTCTTTTGGCCGGAGTGGGTGGATCTGGGAAGTCCAGCACCGCGTTGACGTGTCTTGCCGAGCCGGATCTTTGTCACTTGGGGGATGACTTGGTCATGCTCACCAATGATTCGCAGCCCTTGGTGAACAGCCTGTACAACTCCGCGAAATTGCTGCCGGACAACCTTCGCCGTTTCAGCGATCTGTCGCTCTCGGTGAACCCGACTCTGCCACGCAACCCAGAAAAGGAAACCTACTTTTTGTTCCCGCAATTCGCGGAAAAGTTGGCGATGCAGCGACCGTTGAAAGCGATTCTGTTGCCGCGAGTCAGTGGCGAAACTCAGACAAATCTGGTCCCAGCTTCCCAAGTCGAAGCGTGGCACGCGATCGTGCCCGTCACGTTGACGCTGTTGGGGGGCACTCGGCCCGAGAACATTCAGTCGATTACGGAAATCATCAAACGTGTCCCGGTTTATCGTTTGAATCTGGGATCGGATCGCACCGGCATTGCTCCCGTCATTCGTCGGGTGCTGAAAGGAATTGAGCTTGAAGGCGGAGTCTCGCCGTGA
- a CDS encoding glycosyltransferase family 4 protein gives MFSKILEKIGSLIGRDHQSHDRKFSLHEVQQVLDQHHAALLELYGIPLDELRNQRLRARILENASLRINSSSNPPAKSDAFGGDWAIFTPLPPTASGIADYAAELAPSLAPRLNATYVVADDAPDPDPDHFGFAVQRLHEWKSNQERDLATPRLYHLGNSRIHDYVLEEAMRRPGVVVLHDRVLHHLFEQTFLRRGDSQTFKTLAAEQHGRLGEMIADLAERDLSGAAFRFGLPLTAPALQNAKAVIVHSFESMYRVRDLLPHIPVQRIPLQYSRATLFTATNAGEIRKRLGMHPDRLIFVALGFATIPKRVDQLITALGSIKDQIPAFELWVVGEMPDSLRLQELANNSGMTNHLQVTGRVDMDTFQAFIDHGDVVVNLRFPSAGESSATLIRAMGAGKPCVVFDSGTALDYPDDALVKIPLEISSHTGLANALRELACDANERQQKGSAAAEHIAKWHDVNQCADAYVNFMLSASNERDEPLR, from the coding sequence GTGTTCAGCAAGATTCTCGAAAAGATCGGCTCTTTGATTGGAAGAGATCACCAATCTCACGATCGCAAATTCAGCCTGCACGAAGTTCAACAGGTGCTCGATCAACATCACGCTGCGTTGCTGGAACTGTACGGCATCCCACTGGATGAACTCCGGAATCAACGGCTCCGGGCAAGAATCCTCGAAAACGCGTCTCTGAGAATCAACTCCTCCTCCAATCCCCCCGCCAAGAGCGATGCATTCGGTGGTGACTGGGCAATCTTCACCCCGCTTCCACCAACTGCCTCTGGCATCGCAGATTACGCCGCCGAGCTTGCTCCATCATTGGCCCCCCGGCTGAACGCCACCTACGTCGTTGCCGATGACGCACCCGATCCTGATCCAGACCACTTTGGCTTCGCCGTCCAACGACTCCACGAATGGAAGTCGAACCAGGAACGCGACCTCGCGACTCCCCGGCTCTACCATCTCGGAAACAGTCGCATCCATGATTACGTCCTGGAGGAGGCCATGCGGCGGCCAGGCGTCGTCGTGCTGCACGACAGAGTGCTGCACCATCTCTTCGAACAAACCTTCCTCCGGCGAGGCGATTCTCAAACGTTCAAAACGCTTGCGGCCGAACAACACGGACGATTGGGAGAGATGATCGCTGATCTAGCCGAACGCGACTTGTCAGGCGCTGCCTTTCGGTTTGGCTTGCCGTTGACTGCCCCCGCTCTGCAGAACGCGAAGGCTGTGATCGTGCATTCCTTCGAATCGATGTACCGAGTCCGAGACCTGCTGCCCCACATTCCCGTTCAAAGAATCCCACTTCAATATTCGCGTGCAACACTTTTCACGGCAACGAATGCGGGCGAAATCCGGAAGCGACTTGGAATGCATCCCGATCGACTGATCTTCGTGGCTCTCGGGTTCGCAACAATCCCAAAGCGAGTCGATCAGCTCATCACCGCTCTGGGTTCGATCAAAGACCAAATCCCAGCGTTTGAATTGTGGGTGGTGGGCGAGATGCCCGATTCACTGCGTCTGCAGGAACTTGCGAACAACTCTGGAATGACAAACCACTTGCAAGTGACCGGCCGAGTTGACATGGACACCTTCCAGGCATTCATCGACCACGGCGACGTTGTGGTGAACCTGCGTTTCCCTTCCGCTGGAGAATCGTCGGCAACGTTGATCAGAGCAATGGGCGCCGGCAAGCCCTGTGTTGTCTTTGATTCTGGAACCGCCCTGGACTACCCCGATGACGCTCTGGTGAAGATCCCCCTGGAGATCTCCTCCCACACCGGTTTGGCGAACGCCCTCCGCGAGTTGGCCTGCGATGCGAACGAGCGGCAGCAAAAAGGGTCGGCAGCGGCGGAGCACATCGCCAAATGGCACGATGTGAACCAATGCGCTGATGCCTACGTGAATTTCATGTTGTCCGCCTCAAACGAACGCGATGAGCCACTTCGTTAG
- a CDS encoding glycosyltransferase family 4 protein — MTAQVNDRTQRRILIDGTKLADSASDGIRRFVSGLLGAMRSVAVQHPEWAVDVHVGSRIIPLAEIDSWLTLPEPQPTGAAQFLRGALNLIRLRHQMRTTHYDVVHQTMPNTFDTFRRFRGARLVTVHDLSHLACPQWQAAVNSESLERGLRDAIERNAWFSTDTDFIRQEMISRCGLSNSAVTGAGCDRSLFHSQYSQEAKDAVRPKYSLPDAPFLLSVGTLEPRKNLLGTVRAYRRLLETNPQTPLELVIVGKYGWGDLDEVYAAAKDCDRIHWLGSVPDEDLPLIYSQAEALSYVSHYEGFGLPPLESMNCGVPVIYGAGTAVAEVVADAGWAADPNDVEQICDCFVELVTQPDLREERSRKAIARAELFDWQRVAEAMWEQYMLVAESPASRLAG, encoded by the coding sequence GTGACTGCACAAGTAAACGACCGCACCCAACGACGAATCTTGATCGACGGCACGAAGTTGGCCGATTCTGCGTCCGATGGAATTCGTCGGTTTGTCTCTGGCCTCCTGGGGGCGATGCGATCCGTCGCAGTTCAGCATCCTGAGTGGGCGGTGGATGTTCATGTCGGTTCACGAATCATCCCACTCGCTGAGATCGATTCGTGGCTGACGCTGCCGGAACCGCAACCGACTGGTGCAGCGCAGTTTCTTCGAGGGGCACTGAACCTGATTCGATTGCGGCACCAGATGCGGACGACGCATTACGACGTCGTTCACCAGACGATGCCGAACACCTTTGACACGTTTCGTCGTTTTCGAGGCGCTCGCTTGGTCACGGTTCATGATCTTTCCCATTTGGCATGCCCTCAGTGGCAGGCTGCGGTCAACAGCGAAAGCCTGGAACGGGGCCTGCGTGACGCCATTGAGCGAAACGCTTGGTTCAGCACGGACACGGATTTTATCCGTCAAGAAATGATCTCCCGTTGCGGTCTTTCGAACAGCGCTGTCACCGGTGCCGGTTGCGATCGATCGCTTTTCCATTCGCAGTATTCGCAAGAGGCGAAAGATGCCGTGCGACCGAAGTATTCGTTGCCGGACGCCCCGTTTTTGCTTTCGGTTGGGACGTTGGAACCGCGAAAGAATTTGTTGGGGACGGTGCGAGCCTACCGCCGGTTGTTGGAAACGAACCCACAAACTCCGCTCGAACTGGTGATCGTTGGGAAATACGGTTGGGGCGATCTCGATGAGGTGTACGCCGCCGCGAAAGATTGCGATCGAATCCACTGGCTGGGCAGTGTTCCGGATGAGGATTTGCCTTTGATTTATTCTCAAGCGGAGGCCCTGTCGTATGTCTCGCACTACGAAGGATTTGGCTTGCCACCACTGGAGTCGATGAACTGTGGCGTGCCAGTGATTTACGGGGCAGGGACCGCGGTCGCCGAGGTTGTGGCGGACGCTGGTTGGGCGGCTGATCCCAATGACGTCGAACAGATCTGTGACTGTTTCGTTGAACTGGTCACTCAACCTGATCTTCGCGAAGAACGGTCTCGCAAGGCGATTGCACGGGCGGAGTTGTTTGATTGGCAACGCGTGGCCGAAGCGATGTGGGAGCAATACATGCTCGTCGCGGAAAGCCCTGCCTCTCGGTTGGCAGGTTGA